The following nucleotide sequence is from Vanrija pseudolonga chromosome 4, complete sequence.
CTTCCGTGTGTCCGCGAGCTCCGTCGCGCGACCACACAAGACGGGCGGTGGTCGTTGAGCTCGGCCCTCCTATGCCTGTGCAGCAGCCTCGCGGCTCTTCACGGCGCGGTCCAGCTCGAAGAGGTACGGGTCCTTGACGTGAGGGTAGAGCTGGcgcacggcctcggcaaggcggTACAGGTATTCCTGAACAGTCAGCTCTTGTCTTGATGGGGAGCGACCGagcaccgtcgccgcgttGGCGCGCAACGTGTCCAGCACGGCACAAGCCAAGACTCACCTTGTTAGGGCCTGAAGGACCATGGCGCACGTGAATCAGATCCGCAACAACGTCGAGTGGTTCATAGCCGACTGCTCACTGTCAGCCGCTACTCATAGTCGAGCCTGGGCTTATGATCTCACCGAAGGCCTCGTTGTCCAGGTTGCCGATCCAGATCGTCGACTCGGGCACGGCAATCGCCTCGGTACCGTCCTCGGTGGTGTGATACACCGGCACATCGTGCGACGTGTAGCCGTTCTTCTCTCTGTACTCTGAGGAGAGACGTCGGCTCCAGCATCAAGAGGTCAGAAGGCATGGAACTCACCAAGGTAcgcgcgcacctcctcctccttggccggGTCTATTCTGTAGGCGACTCCCCAGAcaaggtcctcgtcgtcggcgtgcggaTCCTGTGAAGCATTAGCACGAGTGTTCTCGGCTGGACGTGTCGCGCGACCCACTCCTTTGGCCAGGCGATGCcagtcggcggcgttgatgaCGGTCACGACGCGGCCGGGGTTCTCTGGAGTACCGCGGTGGTCGTTTGACGACTGGGCAAAGCGGCGCACCACGCCCTTGACGTATCCAGGCCCTTGTACACGTCAGAAAtggcaagctcggcggcaagttGTTGGCGGCTTACGTTGCTCCACGGTGTGGGGGCTGGATCGGTcagctggcggcgtcggcagaTCAACACTCACGGAGGCTTCCAAATGAGCGAGCCGTAACCAAAGACCCAGTACTCTTTGCCCACTGTCATGACTGAGGGATAAAGGCTGATGTTATAGTGAATGAGTAGAGTCGAGTTGATGAGGTCAGTGAGATGGGGTGTCGTGGTTCGTGGTGTAATGTGTCGTGATTAGCCAAGTCTCCCACGGTCGAGCCATGGTTGTCGTCGCCCCATCAGTCCCTGTGGTTCCCTTCCACGTCTAGATTGCGATAAGGACCGAAACATGCTGTTCTCTCACCTACACTCTCCCACATCCACATGCCGGCTTGTAAACACCATCAGACATGAAGTGTGAGTAGAAATTGAGTCGACTTGAGCTCCTTGTGGCTTCGCCTCGACAAACAACTTCCTACATTTCAATTACAGCATCTGAGCACCGATCAGCGATGAGGGCTCACATGTCACTTACCAAACACAAAGAACAAACCCACCCCTCAGAGGCCGTTCATAGCGGTCTCCTCCTCAGTCGCGACGCTGGTGGTTTGCGCGGAAAGGTGGGCCGCTGGTAGCGGCAGTGACGGTGCACCAGCCCGAGGCTGCGGCTTCTTGCGGAGGTTACTCGTGTTGGACGGCCGCT
It contains:
- the GCG1 gene encoding Putative glutathione-specific gamma-glutamylcyclotransferase 2, with the translated sequence MTVGKEYWVFGYGSLIWKPPPHTVEQRPGYVKGVVRRFAQSSNDHRGTPENPGRVVTVINAADWHRLAKGDPHADDEDLVWGVAYRIDPAKEEEVRAYLEYREKNGYTSHDVPVYHTTEDGTEAIAVPESTIWIGNLDNEAFVGYEPLDVVADLIHVRHGPSGPNKEYLYRLAEAVRQLYPHVKDPYLFELDRAVKSREAAAQA
- the GCG1 gene encoding Glutathione-specific gamma-glutamylcyclotransferase; translation: MTVGKEYWVFGYGSLIWKPPPHTVEQRPGYVKGVVRRFAQSSNDHRGTPENPGRVVTVINAADWHRLAKGVGRATRPAENTRANASQDPHADDEDLVWGVAYRIDPAKEEEVRAYLEYREKNGYTSHDVPVYHTTEDGTEAIAVPESTIWIGNLDNEAFVGYEPLDVVADLIHVRHGPSGPNKEYLYRLAEAVRQLYPHVKDPYLFELDRAVKSREAAAQA